A stretch of DNA from Perca flavescens isolate YP-PL-M2 chromosome 11, PFLA_1.0, whole genome shotgun sequence:
TTGTATAGCAAaaaaatgctattttttttagtttaattaAGTTGATATCAAGGTCCTTTTAGTAGCTGTTTTAAAGATTTTGATAATCTCACATATGCAAatccatctgctgatgaagattaTGTGTTACTAAATGGATCTTGAGGTTagattgttttgtcaattttttttttctgctttccaATTCTGTTACTAATCTCACGATCCCTTCAGATTACCATTCTAATCGACCAACTAAAAAGCCGGTATAGAAGCAGTGAAGATGTCACGTTGTGTCTCCCAGGTGAGAAAATGACGCTAAGCATCTCTGTCTtactgtctctgactgtgttcCTGCTGGTCATTGTGGAGCTGATCCCCTCTACCTCCAGCGCTGTACCACTCATTGGGAAGTACATGCTCTTCACCATGGTCTTCGTCATTGCCtccatcatcatcactgtcatTGTCATCAACACCCACCACCGCTCCCCCAGCACTCACACAATGCCGGACTGGGTTCGCAAGGTGAGCACATAAGCAGAGGAGAAACAGTTAATGACTTATATTGTTTTGATTGTAAAGTTGAATTACTAGAAATTAATCAATCCTATTCCCAAACTTTGAAGAACAattcttacatttttttctctgtatCATATTGCCATCTAGTGGTATCAGACAGAACATCTTTATTTTTGATTTAATCCAACTGCTTTCATGTTGTATAATCTTTGACATGGTGCATATATTTTGTCTTTCTAtgacaggtttttattgaaaccATTCCCAACATCATGTTCTTCTCAACAATGAAACGCCCAGGGAAGGAAAATAAGACTAAATCTAGTATCTATGGTGCTGATTTTGACATCTCAGACATCTCTGGCAACCAGACCTCTTCTATTCCCTACCAGTCACCCATCACCAAGAACCCTGATGTCCGCAGTGCCATTGAAGGAGTCAAGTACATCGCAGAAACCATGAAATCAGATGAGGAATCCAACAATGTAATCTTTCTTACACAGAAAGTGTCACTAATTATGGTTCTTTAATGAGTCTTGCTTTTGTGTGGTGACACATTGTGCATCTTCTCTTTCCAGGCTGCTGAAGAGTGGAAGTTTGTGGCCATGGTGTTGGATCATATtctactgtgtgtgttcatggctGTCTGTCTCATCGGCACATTAGGCGTGTTTGCAGGCCGTCTAATTGAGCTGAGCATGCTCTAAGGGTCTGCACCTTATGTTTCGCCGGTTTTATTTCTCAGATGACACGTTGTTGCTCAACGTGAAATGTATGACCTTTACTTCTGAAGCTGTAGGTATGTTGCCTGGCAGCATTCACAGTTTATATTACCTGTCTCTGTTTGCTCTTTGGTGTTTTGGTCCTATATGTGTAAAGGATCACGTTGTATACAGTAGTACAGTATATCTTCATATTTTATGACATAGCagtgttgcttttctttttttagggaATACATGTGTGCAATTGAAATGTTGAATTAATTCAAAAGAAAGATTTGGATTATTTTCCTTGACATGTTTATAGGGAACAACTAAATAAAAGgggttttgtctgttttttgtcaGGGTGATTGAAGTGCAGTCTTGCTCAGTGTCCTTACTGTATATCAGAATCCTTATGACCTGTAACTTTGACAAACTGACCAGTTATGttgcacatttttaaatatttcattaatttAAAGGTGGAAAAGTAGAAATTTAAATACGTAGGTACCATATAATCACACATTAACTCTGATATGGGGTTTGGACTTTTGGCTGATGATACTTTTACACTTCTACTTTTACACCCCTGATTTGTAAGTGATCTGTTGGACAATAGAAACACAAGCAATGACGCTgatgagacagaaaaaaaacagttaagttGTGGATTGTGGATATGGTGAAGTTTTTCCTAAATAACCGCTGTCACATTACTACGGCAGCGCACTGCATTAACTCATAATTATGAGAAAAGATCTCATAATTATGAGGTAGGCTACTACCTCATACATTGtctaaattatttttctttggtGGATGCAATGCACTTCTGTACATTATACAGTCATACAATACATTGTTAACATTAAGATATTGATTACTGCAGCTttaactgaataaataaaagattaaaactacaaaggatttaaaaaaacacttgggCGGATGTGTAGCTGGAGGTGTACAGGGGGTGACATTGACCCATGACCTGTTTCCaacttgacttttgtttttgtttttacatgtgtGACTCTTTATTCTGTGATCAGCAATTTCAGTTTCCCCAACAATTTGTGCCACCCCTTAAACATATTGGGAAtcttactgtttttctttatttaatgaTATCATAACACATTAATTTTTCACCAGCCAAATACatgctgcatttttgtgcaaatAATCATTTAAGTTTGTATGAAataaataagttaaaaaaatatgaaatatgaattCAAATacacaataattaaaataaacaattttcaAAAACTTACCAAGCAACTCTTCACAATACAATGCTTACAagcatgtttttgttgcttatgGCAAGGTTGAAGAGTCTAACAAAGCCATTTATAAGAGGGGAAGGCGtgtaaaatgttgttttctatAATGATGATttgcaataaaatacaaattgaATTAGTTCTTAACCCAAAATTGACTGCCCAGTTCAATTCAGTATAAttactatactgtatgtgtccaAATAGTACCTATTTTTATTGCACTGCTGGGTAAGGTGGAGTAAGCCCCGCCCCGCTCCCCCTTTGGATAATGTGATTGGTTAAATCGTTGTTGTCAAATCAGGGATTACGAAAGTTGCTGTGTGGGAACTAAACTAATAAAACGACATATAACTAAATAGCAAACGTTAGCTAGTCCAGAGTTATACGGACagtttttttaacagtggaCTTTATAGTTTTTAACTCCACGTAGTATTTTTGACTCCACGGTGAGTCTCGGTTCgccaactagctagctagctagctaaatgttagctaacgttagctggctaaTAGTTACCTTACTCCTACTGACATTTGATTGACATTTGGTAAATGAGAGGCCACAACTTCAGTCAGAGGTGAGCAACTTTATTCGAAACATGGGACGGTGAAATGCTTGCTGGCTATATGGTAACAATTCGCCTTACAATCTCTCTTAAGAATCATAAAGGAGTCAGTCATATGGTGCTGTTTCGGTACTTTAACGGTTATCTGATTATCTTTGCACCAGCCCGTTCAGCGGTTGTAACGGCTAACGTTAACCACTTTAACTCCTACTTTGACTGTCGCTTATTCCCCTCTTTTAGCATCTGGCAGTGCCGAACAGGACTTTAACATGACGGCAAACCAGGCGTGACAGGTGACACTGGAGGGAGGACCATCAACAACAGGATGGAGGCAACGGACAGAACTACCAACTTCAACTTTTCACATGAGGAGGAAGACCCGGactcctctgctctctcagcCAGCATGTCTATTGACAAGCTCTTACCGGCTCTCTTGGAGTGCTTTGGGATAATATTATGTGGATACGTCGCAGGGAGGACAAACATCATCACGTCCACCCAGGCCAAAGGATTGGGTAATTTTGTGTCCAAGTTTGCACTCCCAGCGCTGTTGTTCAAGAACATGGTACTGTTGGACTTTGGTAATGTCATCTGGCCATTCCTATGGAGCATCCTCATTGCCAAAGTGTCTGTATTTTTCATTGTCTGCGTCCTCACGCTGATAGTTGCCAGTCCTGAGAGCCGCTATAGTAAGGCTGGGCTTTTCTCCATATTTGCCACCCAAAGCAATGACTTTGCCTTGGGATATCCCATTGGTAAGTATAATACCTTTAGCTAGGCCTACAGCCCACAGTGCTTTTCATTCACTGCTGCAACAACTGTAATCATGCTGCCCTAATGTTTGCCGATCCATTAAAGCAAAATTATAATTATCCAGGTGTTTCACTGTAAACTCCCTTAGCAAACATAATTTTATATCACTGCTTTTAGGGCCCTCCCTTATTAACATTGTCTTAACAAAAAAGTTCCTATACTGAAAGTGTAATAATTTCTAAACAAAGTGGGATTCATTATTTTGTACTCACATACAtttgcagaaaaataaacacaccTCTGACCATGTTTATTCTCAGCTAGCTATATTTGAAATGGAAAGGTGTACATGAACCAAAACTGGCCCAATTGTAAaatttggaggaaaaaaaaagtaatgttacTGTGTATTAATGGTCGATTAGGCTTCTAATAATCTTCTGATGCtgttataaaataaacaaacccATTTAAGCATGATTGAATAACTGCTAATTATTCAAATTTCAAATAGAATGGATGTTAATTTCAGCCTTTGATCTTCATTTAAGTGTGGCAGAATTTATAGCAGCATCAACTTGCTcccaagacattttttttcacagtggTGACATTTCAAAGAAGTTTCCTTTGTTTAGCCTCCACTGCAGTGACTGAAACTTCAGTTCCAGTATTCATTCCATTTCCAGGAAGTTATTGTTTTGCTTCATTTTGAAAGTCGGAAGAGACTCCTGCTTTTACAGAAAAATTTATTTATTAGGGgtatatttgtgttttgaatgttgagttcaaataatatattatttataatattattgtatgtataatatataactatattTTTACAGAATTGCAGACTTCACCTTCAATTGCTTTTGTGCTGCATGCTCCAACAAGTCAGCAGGTTTTAATATGGAGTAATTTGTCTTCCTCTTTATCCACAGTTGAGGCCCTTTACCAGAGCACATACCCAGAGTACCTCCAGTACATCTACCTGGTTGCACCTGTGTCCCTGATGCTTCTAAATCCAATTGGCTTTGCCTTCTGCGAAATCCAGAAGTGGAAGAATCAGGGAAACCACCAGCAGAGAAAACTCCTGATCATGGGACTTGTAGTTTTACAGGTCCTGAAGAACCCTATAGTGTTCATGGTTGTCATCGGCATTATTGCCCATTTTGCACTGCACCAAACAATTCCTCCCTTCATGGCTGAATTTGTGGATGGCTTGGCCAACTCTTTTGGGGGAGCAGCTCTGTTCTACTTGGGTCTGTCCATGGTGGGACAGTTAGGGAAATTAACCAGATCCACAGTCGTGACACTGATATTACTCATCACAGCAAAACTGTGAGTGGAAAAAACGAGCAACTTTACTGCACCTGATGTTAATTTTGTAAAAGTGATTATCAGATGACCTCTTTATAATGAAATATGTTCTAGGAATGTAGAGAGTCAGCAAGTTAGAGCTTTGTAATGTGCTCCAAACatgttgttttgtgttgatGGTTTGGGTGACTCACACCTTTCTCAGACCACAAGGCTTTTACCAAATGGATGACCTGTTAAGAGGTCTCAGGAGTGCTTAGCAAGATAATAGCTGGTGTATGTAAATATTTTAGTAGCACTGCATTTTtcagtgtagtgttaactaacCCCTCAAATAATGGTTTATAACACCAGTCTTTTGATTTGACTTTCAGGTTGCTGATGCCACTGATTTGTAAGGACATGGTGGATCTGTTGGACAATAGCAACACCAGCGCTTTGAACCACTCAAGCCTCTCCAATTATGCCTTTCTTTATGGAGTGTTTCCCACCGCACCAAGTGTGGCCATCTATGCTGTCTATTATAACGCGGAGCTAGAAGTTGTGAGTTGCCTACATCTACCTGCCAACCTCCTATCTGCCATTCATGATACTGAACGGTTTTGATTTCTTTGTAACTCCCCATTTTTTATTCTGCTTCCTAACAGGTAACCTCTGGGATGGTGATCAGCACTTTTCTCTCAGCTCCAATAATGTATGTTTCTGCCTGGTTACTTACAATGCGTTGGATGGACCCTCAGCTTTTGATGAATTCACTGCAGAATGTCAGCTTTAACATAAGCATAGTGAGCTTAGTTGCACTGGTGAGTtgacacttaagtgtgacataTGTAAACTTGTTGTTGACTTATGTTTTATAATTGACTTTATCAGCTGGTgccttctttattttcttttatctcAGTATGTGGAAACTGATGTCAGTGAAGTCATGCTTCATAAAGCATTTGTTACAGCATGTTCCTCTTCATAACTGAAAGCAGTTTGGCCTGCCAGGATTTTAGTTAGTTACATCCATAACATGCCACAATTCTCTATTAGTATTACACATCTCCTGTTCAatgtaaaatgaaaagaaaatacaaaaatatggcTTCTGGTGGGATGTTTGAACCACTGTGACAAGTTAACATTAAAAGGCTCAGTCATTTAGAGGATGTGTGGCCAAACAGATGCTTTACTGATATATGGACCTACTTCCTCATTAATTTCCACTTTAAGTGTATCTTTTAAGGAGCTTTAAACTCATTTCTGAAAACATTGAATAACCTTTGTAGTGATGAAACATGTTCACATGTGTTTGTATTCTGCAGTATTGTAGACTTTGtttatctttattgtgtttGTATTCTGCAGTATCTTATACTTTAATTGTTTATCTTTAGTGTGTTTGTATTCTGCAGTATCTTATACTTTAATTGTTTATCTTTAGTGTTTCTTAAATATGTCATTCTGTTGAATAATTTCACCTTTCCTTTGCTTTTAAATGGAATAACCAGCCAACAATGTTTACTATTAGTTGTATTTAGCATCTGtgcaaaagtgtaaaaaatgtgttttctctgACAGGTGTGGACAATTactgttatgtttttaagtaagAAATTCAAGAGGCTACCTCACATGTTTACAGTCAACCTTTTCTTGGCACAGGTGATCACACTTGCACATACTCTCTAAATTGATTTTTATTATCCATTAATTAAATTGACAAGATCTACCGTTAGGTGTAACTTCACATGAGTAAATGCCTGTATTTGTTATGCTGTTGTCTCCAGTTTCTAACTTGTTTTGGGATGATCCTGTGGAACTTTGTGGTGAAAGAAGACAACTTCATCGGGCAGGTCCTGACGTTCACATTATTATGTACCTCACTCTACAGTACTTATGTTTGGCCAGGTATGTTGTGTATGCACAACACCCACAATAACCTCACATTACCCTGCATTCCTTTATCTTGGTAAGCTCTGAAATCTGAAGTTTTATTGCTAATTCTGTAATGTGTATTTTGTCGTTTTAGGTTTAATAGCACTTTCTCTTGTGCTCATGAAAGGTTTTGAGGATGTGAAACTTTCACCAGGCTTGTTTGTCATTGCTGGCTGGGGGTGAGTCACTTTAAAGGAATCAGAAATGAAACTAAGCTAGTTTGTTTGGTCCACTAAAACGTATATAGATAGATATCCACAACCAGAATTTTacagttttacattttgatactgtcagtgtttttgttgttaatgttttCTCTATATTAACAGGGTTCCAGTCTTAGTAACGGCTGTGTTGCTAATCTCTGGGGAAAAAATGCCTGACACGATTGACTCAGCGTTCTTTTACGGCAAACCACAGGTAACAGCATAAGTTGAAATCATTCCTGTTTTCAGCCATTTTAGAACAGTTTTTAACCCGCAAAGAATTACTTAAAAGTCTGTATGTGCGTTCTTTGATAGATGATCTGCACCACAGTTGTAGTTGCCCTCGGTATACTGCTGGGAGGGAGCTCTCTTGTGTGTCTCAATAGAGGAAGTTGGGCCCACAATGACCAAATTCAAGAGGAAAACGCTGCAGAGGATCTTGTGACTGAGGTTGAACCAGAAAACCAGACTTTGTTTGAGCCAGTAACCCCATCAGGGGATCTCAACAAAGGTACTTTCTCTTATGGAGACCATTTAACTGagactttttttcatgtcatCTTGATTGCACTGAATAAATACCAGGTTGCCAAGTACAACAGTTTGGTAATTAATGTAaaagttttaacatttaaaatggtTTGTCAGTTGTCAAAGCCCAAGTTGAAAGGAAAGGCCAAAGTCAAGACTAACCCTTATCTACAAGTTGTCTACAGCAAACTGCCACATATGCATTGTAACTTCTGTCTGATGTTTCCCCTCCCACAGATCATTTTCAATTGCATAAGTATAACAAGGCCTTTGCAGTTACTTAATCACAAAGTAAACACTGACAGAAGTAGGAACTAAACTTTTTGGATGTAAATATCTGAAGGAAACATCATATCTGAAGTTCCTGATAAGTTTAGTTAGTTATTTAAAGTTAACAATGCAACACTGAACACATTATCTCTCACAAATGATGCTGTAGAAACAGGGTGTGAACTACAGGGGAGCTagggggagctcggctccccttaataagacatgggctaAGACGTGAAATTTTGGGGGGCCTCTAAAAATATTAacagtgtgtcattttgacgtgcaatttcagttttgtgtaatgtgatcatcgtggattattatgtgtaaaattgcaaaaatattcattcatgCTTGTTGGCGATTTAAATGTGAAAAGATGACATGTTATTCTTGTCATGAACATCAAGGTGTGGCGGCGTTGCTGTGCAAATTCAACTCCTGTTTAGTaaatgttaactcaaagatttgtaggaaaaatataaacgttggaggccattaatcggcgtGTAAAGTCCCTGAAACCCATTCTGCAGttagcatcatatagccatggcaaaaagaaaacaaggcagtttaattgattttggttttactaagaaattgtgcagcgatgacgttaatagcaagaccgattcacctgctgcaagcccTGTTGACACACCTCCCGccggggtgacaacgcaagaagaagctgaagaaataatgtcctctctggctgaagatagTTGTGGTAACAGCTCGCCAGAGGCCGATCAGGATCCTAACCCCTCTTGGTCCTCTTTACTGTTAAATTGGAACAGGCAGCaatggagagactggaagagcccatATACGTGGCTgtttgttaacccttgtgtcgtcTTTAACCCTTGAGAGAGATTATCTATTGATTGATGGAATAGCTGACCGTATAACGCCTTTGCATCTTGAGCAAAGTCACACTTGGCCATTGGCTACATTTTTTGGTTTTATTCAGAATAGATGCATGTAACAGCTGCATGTTTTTCACTTCACATTTTAATAGCAAAGTTCTTGGTGTTTATTTTCAGGCTGGAGGCAATTCCAGGTGCAACTcccaatacacttttttttgcaGAGTAAAGTTGAAGCTCAAACGGAACATGTTAGAGATCACAAACTAAAACCTAAGTGTTGCTCCTCCAAAAGGCCTGGGGGAATACtgtaactacagtctgcacacactgtggacacagcactttgttcaaatgctaacacgctGCTGGCAAAATggttaaggatggaagcttggggtgcgtcgcttaggcctaattgaacggaggaattatggtattcttcggtagcctggGTAACTTTAACcattgttcatgtgaaatctcaaagacagcctgatgctttgtttatagactatttgtgggtggctgtttgctgtttgacctatcaattcctgttgataaagtataatagggtaaatcctgtatagtgcatacacttgtagctgttatgtatctttgtaagtcgcaagcgcacgaccccccccccccccacacagtggaaaaaaaaaaaaaaaagtgggctcCCCCAAAGGCCACGGTATAGTTCAAACACTGTTGTATAAACACATGACTTTGACCTTCATGGCTTAGTCTATTACTTTAAAAGGAGATGTCAAGAAGGGAGTGGTTCGATTCATTGGTCTTTTATTACAAAAGATGCAAACCAGTTCTGCAGGGAGCACTTATTCATTATATGAATGTGGTTTGTAGGATACTAGGTTGTTACAGTATATCACGATTCTAACTTTTCATTGCaacaagtactgtaaataaattaaaagtaaagtcAGTGGTAAATAGAATACAGTAGGAGCAGCTTAAAAATACTCAAATCACAAAGGGAAGTTGGCTCTGGTCACATATGAAGTCGCGTtaaaacatttctgttgactCAAGACATTCAAGATATTTTGATACCATTATCaaatataaaaatttaaaatatcaGTATTCCTTTCAGCTTTATTATGATATTACTCATATTGTATTAACTTTCTGCCTCCAGTGTGAATTGGGAGGATATTGTATAAATattctcttttatcactttgttaTCAGTGTGCCTCCTATGTGACTGTGCACCACCCCAGCCCATGCCTGACATGATCATCAGCACAAATATGAACAACACACCACCGCTCACAGGTATTGTATTGATAAAGCAAAATACATGCATTTTCATTCCGCAAGAATGTAATATGCACTAGCACAGAACAACCATAATCATCGAAGAATATACAGCTTTTCTTTTCAATTATAAGATTCAGTATTTCAAATCTGCTGCCACCCTCAGGTCAGTGTGAGAATAGCTGCAAGTCCACAGACTGCCTGCTTGTCCAAGTGGAGGAGCTCCAACAGGTTGCAGATAGACAAGTGGCCCGTCATGTGCTCTTATGTCTGCTTCTGACTGTCAGCTTGCTTGCTGTGAGTAAACCACCACCTTTCACTTCTACAGTCTTACTGCCTGCATCATTATATTCACTGCATCACAAACCAAATCAGACACAAATGGCTGAGCTGTGTAATTTCCAACTCACTCACTCAGTATTGGTGGAAGTTTTTTCCAAAGGAACCCATTAATTCTTATATTTGGAATATTATTTATTGGTCTTAATAGATAAGAAATATGTTAAATAAGACTAGTCAATACCAATGAATATTGTGGCATGTGgttaaatgtgtgtttctgtaaatcaaaaaaatgttgaataaactgaatgcacacatttttaaaggcaTTTTCACTCAACTAGTTCTACAAGTTGGTTCTGTCAACAGAATTTGCTAGTTTTACATCTCAAACATAAAATCTCTCTAAATTCCTGTTATGACAGAACCTGTCCAGCTGCTTGTGGTTGCTCTTGAACCCGGTTCCTGGTAGACTCTACTTGGAGCTGCAGTTCTTCTGTGCTGTAGCCAACTATGGACAGGTTGGTGTTTGAAATACTGTAGTACCAAGATTGTAAGCATTTATTGTCCCACCGGTGTCATGCCATGTTTTCTGTCACCAGGGGTTTCTCTCCTTTGCTCTGTTTGGACTGGACAAACATTTGATTATACTGCCATTTAAGAAGAGGTAAAGAACATTTACGTAACAAAAAGAGGTTGAGtttttaaaacacacaacatacagtgtgtactgtgtgtatatatactatgTGTACACTACAATCAGTGgatttatatttagtttttgtgaCTGTGTTTAGGTTATATAGTCTGTGGTATGGAAAGAAGCAAGAAGAGCAGACTGATTTACCTGATGAAATCAGGATGACCTGCACCCAGTTCACCAAATACCACAAGGACCAGTGTTTTCATGACATCGTCAAAAAGAGAAGGTGAGCGCACTGCTGCTCTGGTCAGAGGTTGAAGAGAAATGTGTTGAATAAACATGTTCTCTGATGTGCGGAGAAACATGTCCTGGTAGTCATTCATATATGACAATACTTTTTGTGTCTACCCTTAAAAAGTCAATAGACCTTTGGGTGAATGTTCGTTTTGACTTTCAGGTGTGGGAAGAGGACAATGGTGGACTGTTTTCTTGGCTGTGAACTTGTTGAGTGGCTCCAGCAGGTGGGCTTGGCTCAGGACCATGGTGAGGCCGTACTCTACGGGACACGGTTAGAGCAGGGTGGTGTGCTCCAGCACATCAAACAGGAACACAGCTTCCAAGACAGTCGCCTTTATTACCGCTTCATGACATAAGATGCAAGgtccacattttctttttaccaaaaggtaaattgtgtgtgtgtgtgtgtgtgtgtgtgtgtgtgtgtgtgtgtgtgtgtgtgtgtgtgtgtgtgtgtgtgtgtgtgtgtgtgtgtgtgtgtgtgtgtgtgtgtgtgtgtgtgtgtgtgtgtgtgtgtgtgtgtgtgtgtgtgtgtgtgtgtgtgtgtgtgtgtgtgtccagtaaAGCTTAGATTGCTACGACTGTGAGGAGGAATTCTCTGCTGCCAAATATTGCACTGCTATGCTCTCTGCACATCCAGTACAGTACAGCATTTCACAATGCAGTATTGTGCAGCGCAACATCCCAGTCGGGTGTTTGAACAGACCACCTAACTGTGATGTTCAGAAGTGCAACAGACTTGAAACtttcaaaatttaaaaaggCCAGGGCATAATGCATTGTGTAGAGTTGGTCTTAAAGGGAATTATCCCTTTTTAAACCACTCCTCtcttttgcagttttacagttaACTCACCAGGATAATTGCTGAGATCCTGAGTTCCGGTAACATTGCTACAACAGTCATTCAGGACAGAAACATGAGCTGTCAGATGATCATACATGTACAGTAAACCTAGTTTAGCCATATTATCAAAACCATTTATTTTGCAGTAAAACTTGTACCTGAAATGGCAGTAATAATACCTACTACCAACTACCACTTAGTACTGTAGAGTTCAAGAGTTTAATCAAAAAGTCAGTCTTCAAATTCTAATTGTCTACAACGGACAGTAATAATTTTAAGATTTGCCAAATTCCTTTGCAAATGAATATGGTACTCAGCtagtttatttacatgtcaAATTGTCTGTTTTCAATGCCTTGTTTGACTTGGTTGTAGTGATAATGATCCATCCTTTAATCTGCAGTGAGTAAAATATttacataacaaaaaaataaataaagccaagattttttttcttttaatatgcATTTTCTAGAATAACATAACAGGTATAACCAATGTTAAAGGGTAAAACTagattttgctgcttttttatgCAGTCAATATATGCACTTTTGGGGAGTGACAATGCACAAAGAGCTGTCCTCATGAAACAAACTATAGTTGCAGGGAAAATATCCCACTCTTATGCTGAATGTATTATTTCATTTACTTGGACTCTTCAGAGTGTATTATCATCTTCTTCCAAAAGAGAAAAAGGGAAGATGTGGTAAAATCTGCATccatttttagtttgtttgtagTCAGTTTAACTTATGATTCAGTTAAAGTTAAAAtagttttattattactttttaaaagtgacATCAAAAGCAAACTGCCACTTAAAAATTAaaaggttttcatttttaataagtGATGATAACCATATGAAATGAGTGTCAAAACTCAGGCGTTAATGCATGCGTTTACTTGTGTTGACATTGGAAGTTGGGAATGTACGAGCTGCTGTAATTCA
This window harbors:
- the gpr155a gene encoding integral membrane protein GPR155, with amino-acid sequence MEATDRTTNFNFSHEEEDPDSSALSASMSIDKLLPALLECFGIILCGYVAGRTNIITSTQAKGLGNFVSKFALPALLFKNMVLLDFGNVIWPFLWSILIAKVSVFFIVCVLTLIVASPESRYSKAGLFSIFATQSNDFALGYPIVEALYQSTYPEYLQYIYLVAPVSLMLLNPIGFAFCEIQKWKNQGNHQQRKLLIMGLVVLQVLKNPIVFMVVIGIIAHFALHQTIPPFMAEFVDGLANSFGGAALFYLGLSMVGQLGKLTRSTVVTLILLITAKLLLMPLICKDMVDLLDNSNTSALNHSSLSNYAFLYGVFPTAPSVAIYAVYYNAELEVVTSGMVISTFLSAPIMYVSAWLLTMRWMDPQLLMNSLQNVSFNISIVSLVALVWTITVMFLSKKFKRLPHMFTVNLFLAQFLTCFGMILWNFVVKEDNFIGQVLTFTLLCTSLYSTYVWPGLIALSLVLMKGFEDVKLSPGLFVIAGWGVPVLVTAVLLISGEKMPDTIDSAFFYGKPQMICTTVVVALGILLGGSSLVCLNRGSWAHNDQIQEENAAEDLVTEVEPENQTLFEPVTPSGDLNKVCLLCDCAPPQPMPDMIISTNMNNTPPLTGQCENSCKSTDCLLVQVEELQQVADRQVARHVLLCLLLTVSLLANLSSCLWLLLNPVPGRLYLELQFFCAVANYGQGFLSFALFGLDKHLIILPFKKRLYSLWYGKKQEEQTDLPDEIRMTCTQFTKYHKDQCFHDIVKKRRCGKRTMVDCFLGCELVEWLQQVGLAQDHGEAVLYGTRLEQGGVLQHIKQEHSFQDSRLYYRFMT